From the Coffea eugenioides isolate CCC68of chromosome 1, Ceug_1.0, whole genome shotgun sequence genome, the window ATTCACATTTAGCAAACAACAACCTTAAATAGTAAGCCTATTAAAATGTCACATTAACCATGTTGCTTTCTATCCAGCCTATAATTTTCTGCAACCCCATCTCCACCCCACctactaaaaagaaaaagaaaaagaaaaaaatgatctAACTAAATTTACCCCTTTTTcaatatatgtatgtatgtatgtattacAACTACACAATCAAAAATGAGGGAGAATGAGGGTTTTTTCAtcttagggaaaaaaaaaaaaagacgagGGACAATGAAGAGTTGCTGTACTGTTATAGATGGTGACATGAAGTATACACACATTAcacaaaatcaaaaccaaattGACATAACCATAATCTATGAGTGCAGAAGAGCAAATATATAGCACAAGAAtctgattttcaaatttcatacAGCTCAATTTGCTCTCCTCATTTTACTATTTAAAGGGACTTCTTTGTATGATTGAACCTTCTCAGCTGCCTTTCTTAATGGTCTTCCACCAATTGAGGTTCTTTCTGGTCGTCTAGATCTGTGTTCAGCTCCATGTTGCTTATCATCTTTACAGTCTTTGTAAGTAAAAGGTGATGAAGCTGGTCCAAAATCAGTCGGTACGCCAGCAGTTGGCAGCATCACGTCCTCTAATTCGAACaagttttctttgttttccggCTGTTGCATTTTGGAACTAGCCGACTGCCTCCTTAAACAGAGCCTGCAGCAAGAATGTAGAATAGAGATTAGAAAAAGCCATCTTCTTATGTGCAAAGGCTGATAACTGTTTAGATAAGATATTGAAATGATCGTTAAAATGTAACAGATGGCCATAGGGGTACGGATTCTAAGGAGAGCTGGAAgcttagggataatttcacccCACAGCTTATCTGCCTAGAACTTTCAAGGTGTGATTTTTCAGTCACAAATGCTTAATCATGCAGGGCGAGGACTTGAACCTCTTGTTTTCTGCCGCCTCCTTTGCTGCAACTTGATGGGATACAGTTGTACAATGGCCTACGGCTGCAAAAACATAGACAAGTAACAAACTTGAATAACTAAAATGCATACATAAGCGGGCAACAAAATCATATGTATTAGGCACTTACATCTACTTCTTGTGAAGCGGGGCCTTCTGCTCTTGCTATTATCAAGTTTGGTTTCTTCTGCAGGAATCACCTCTCTCTCCTGAAGCCAGCAAGTGACATAAACTGATTACTACAATGACTTGCTGATTGATGAAAATGGTAGTTACGAACCCCATTATCTTCCTGCCTTTAATCTTTCTCAATTTTATTTCAGAGTAATACATAGATCAAACTCAGCTATGACAACACATAATTGTTATTTTGATCAAGTTTAAACAGTAAAGTCCAACTTTTCCACTCGGTTACGTCCTTCAAAAGCATGAACACGAGAGATAATGGAAATCTCTTCCATGAACGTCCGAGAAAATGCAATCACAAATTTGTTTTAACTTTTAGATGCATCTTCAGTGTCCTACTTGAAGCTCTCCCAGTTGTCACTCGTCCATAATATAGGCATGTGAATTAGCAAAAATAATTCCATAAAAATGCTAAGTTGAAGTCTTCAAATGCATTATTAGATCAGACACCAGATACGCTAAATTATGGCCTCCTACCATATGCCTTTCTTGTGATAAAATTGCTAAACTATGATCTTCTAATGCACAAGATGTTTTAAGCTGTGTTGAGGATCTCTTAGTCTTTGTGAAACTTCAAATATGAGCTGAAAGAGTCACACAATTTCTCttgaaaaaggagaaaatctAGCTTCGCAGTGCAATATCCAGCTTCGGAGGGGAAATGCTTATTCATGTACCGATCAGTGAACATCTGAAACTAAAGATTCTACTGAAACTAAAGGAATCTCTTCTGATTGAAAAAAACTTACCTTGATTTCCAAACTCCTTGATTTAAGAAGTGCCTCCTTGCAGGAAATCTCGTGCTGTAGGGTCTTCATCTGGAACAAGATAAATTTTCTAAGACCACTCCTTCAAGAAATGAGCAGAATTCGTTAATTACTATTGCAATAAGAAGAGCTAACCTTTTCTTTCCCGAAATTAAGTTCCTGCACAATCAGAAGATTAGACACGTTATAGAGGACAATGGCAAAATTTTCTTGCAGAGCATTAAAAGGACTAACTTTTGAACTGATGGAAAAGAAACTAACCGCTATCATAACACTATTGGCTTGAGCAAGATTCCAATTCTGCATTTGCATCTTCTGAAGATTGATTCTGAGTTTTTGGAgctcaattccattcaattcaatCGCCTTACTGTAATTAGATTCCAGAAATAAGTTCTAGGGAAACTGCTAAGCATACTTTTTATCACaacacaaaaacaacaattaaaGCGTACTTTTTATCTTGAATAAGCTTGACCAGTGCCATATTTTCCTGTTTCAAACAGCCAAATACAaacaaattataaaaaataataaccAAGTACAACGAACACCAGCAGAAGTAAATATGACCAAGAAAAACTTTACCTTGGCAAGATGATCAATATATTCCTTAGAAGAAGGATCCAAGGAGGGCTTTTCTACATTGCTTGGAGATCTAGGCTGTGGAGCAGAATTGGTAATATCTGACAATCTTCTCCTGACGACGCTCCCAAAAGAAGACCTCTTTGCCATTCTATCCCCTTTCATTGTGTACCAAATAAAACCTCGAAGTGACCTTAAACCTTAAATTACACCAAAACTTCAATTTTGTGAAAATCAAGTTTGTGTTCAACAGACAAGTTCAAGAtttaaaacccagaaaattttTCGAACAGAAATCATAAAATGTTTAAGATTAAAGTTTATTTTCAAATCACCCGGAGCCCcagaagtaaaaataaaaaagggacaagaaataagaaaaatggtATTCTGGGATTTCTGATTGTGTAATAAAATTAccaaatcaatgaatgaatgtggtgtatgtatatatatatatatatatatatatagatagataaagattttttttctatAGAAATAGAATCAGAAGGGAGAATTCTTGAACACACTTGTCTGTAAAGAAGACTGAAGCAAGAATTTCCCTTTAACTTTCCTACCAAAGATTTAATCGTTCCCTCTGAAACAGAAGGAATCAGTAGACAATGATACGAGAGAATTGAAATTAAAGgggagcaaaagaaaaagattgagaaAGCGCCAAAGATGCAATACAGTACTGTAGCAAGCACtgataaaaaaattgaaaagacaGTTTTGGAAAAGTGAGCGCAGGTTCGGATCTCCAACGGCTGTCCGAAGCTAAGGGGTGGTTGGCACGGATCCGAGCCTCTTACATTTAAAAGTTGCTACTTGCCAGAGCGCTTTCTCCGAACCCTGAGCCTATGTTAACCCGTTTTTGAAACTTCAAaattgaagaaaggaaaaagaaaaaggagttcTAAAAATTTTACACTACTTTGTTAAGATTGGCCTAAAATATATTTGAAAGGTgtgcaaaatcctaaaaatgaTTTGCAACTAAACTGAACCTAATGATTTGAATGTTATTTACTACGAAAAAGATAGATTTACATATTTTACACTTCCATAGTTGGTCTATAATTATGGATTCCATGTTCTAAATCTTCTCTTATTTGTGTAAGAGTaattttcaaaagattttttttttttttttgaaaaagtttaGCTTATGTTTTAATATGTGTCAACTGTTATGAAATTAGTATTTAGTGTACAAGAAAACTAagaagtttgatttttttttttaattttagcatcAATAATTTGACCATTTATGCAACTTTTGGCGAGTAATGTAATAGACAAGTTTCTTTGCGAACACATCTTTCTGCATTGAAGGAGGAAGAATACTTTCCAGAAAAATTGTtgttcaaacaaaaaaaacataaatttattcttttcctcGACGGATTCaagaattgcaattttttttttctttttactgcTGCTTCGACTTCAACTTCTTTAAATTACAAATCTGAGTGGCTTGTGGTGCTATCTTTCATATAGTAATTAAAGTACAATTACGTTGAATTTGAGGATTTATATATTTGAGGATTATCTATGCTATCTTTCAGGATTATCAATTGTAACTCGATGGCACAAGGCAAATGCCCATCTTAATCTTCTTTTAACATTACAGAACTAATGTGAAAATAAAACACGCCAAGCTAGTAAAAGAAAGGATCCGGGAAATTAAATTGACTTCATTCTTGATTTGCACTGTACATCATTCTTCAACATGATCTCGCCAAAAAATTGTTGACAATCACCCGACATGTATAGTTCAGAAGATTACGAGAATAGTGAAGCGAAAAATCTAGCAAGTTCACAGGACTACTACTGCCCAGTCACCCGAGACACAGTTTGTTAATCTCCAGGTCTGATATTGCCAACAATTACACAAAAAAGACTTGCTTACAGGCAAAATGGCTCGGACATCATCATACTTCACCGGACATCCAAAAGGGCAGGCAGCTAGCTTTGCCTTCCAAAAACACTCTTCAAGCACTGATCCGTAGGAAACAGTTAGTGTCCAAAACAACCATGATGACAGCGAAAATGGTATTACTTGGCTTTGAGTAACTGTAGTGTTGGAAGGAGTCAGCTGAGTCTCGTCTGAACTAAACAACCCAAATCCCCTGTCGGCTGCTTCGCGAGTTAGAACAGCCTTGGACTTGTTACTGAATAAAGACAAATTATACGCCAGATGTTCTTATTCTGGCTGTACTAAGTAAAGCAGATGAGAAGAGTTCCCAGAACAATACCTAGCGGCTCAAGGAAGGCCTACCTTAATCATCTACTGGAAGTTCCTTGAAGAAGATATGTAGCTTTACACCGGACCTGCAATATCAATATATTTTCAGTACTActtataaatttattaagaaATGAGAGAGACCATCAAGTTCTTACCTTTGAAGCAAAGGGCCTCAAATCCGTACTGGTAATTTGACAAGAACAGTTACGTAAACAGAGACCCCACATTTCACGTAGGATTGGTTTGTCTTTCAACAGGGGATCGAATAAAAGCCAATTTTCTGCCAAACTCAAGCCTATATACATCTTGAAAAGGTTACATTTGTTGTCTCTCACATTAATTGAGATCAGCAACCTCAAGATCTCTTCTGCATCAAGTACCTTTAATGAAGTAACAAGATGAAAAGCAGCAGAAATTCAGGACAATTGGTTGATAAACCACAGGGCAGCAAATAGGAACACCAGCAAGCAGTCATCAAGTTAAACTGCCTATTAGCTAGAAACCACATACTGCAAACTAATATTATAGACATATTACTATCTTGCTGCTAGACAACCAATAGTATAAACAACCAGATTCAAACTACATCAAGGTAGCAAGAAGGTGACCGCAACGGTAAATTAGCTAAGCAAAGCATAAAGCACTAGAAAAGAATCAGTTAATCTTCTAAAGATTGACAGTTCTAGAACATACTTTCCACCAATCTGGGTAGAGTCAAGCAACATAATACTTATTAAGTTTGGCAGTTTTCAGATTTTCTCACATTAATTTTAGTCGTATAGTGATCAGGTCAAAAAGGCTAGGTTCTAAAATCTGTCTTAGTGTCAGAATCTGATGTCTTCCCTTAAAGCTAATGAATGCTTCAGCTAGGTTAAGTGCTCAGATATAATGAGTTAGTACGAAATAAAATTATTCTGAAGTAAAGCCTAAAAAAGGCAGCTTATGTCCAACAATCAGCCAAGAAATGTATCTTCTATGATAACACGCACACATTGTGCACAAAAGTACAAATGGATGCAGACCATCAATTGATATAACAGTGATACCAACATCAAGTTGTACCTTAGCATCAAAGCATTTCACAAGAAATTGGAAAGCCACAGCACTTCTGAGGTGCTTACTACGCCCATCAATTGCTGAGATACTGTCTACAATTCTCAGGCAATTTACATCTGCAGGCAGTCTTCATTAAACAAAATCCATAGTAAGAAAAGATCAGCAAATTATCTGTAGCAAAAACTTGgtgaaggaaaacaaaaggatgAAGAAAAAGGCTGACAATGGCTTTAAACATAGCAGATTATTTTGCTTAGCAGATCATCTAAAAGCATAAAAAAAAGCAATTCCAACATTCTCATGCACTTTCTCTGCCCAATGTTAACCTCCATCCACTTCACTCTCTCCAGAAAATGTCCACTTGATCATTACGTGTCTCATGTACAATCTCATGAACCAATTGGTAGGTATCAGACTTGGATGTGGGATACAAATAAAGATAACCTAGAATTTTAAGTCATAGACTCATAAACAACATTCCCTTTTTGAGAATGCATTAGTCCTCTGGACAATTAATCACAAAATGTAAATTGAAGGTAACTTTGGTGTATTGTGACATGTCTCATGATTATAGAGATGATATATCTTAAACTATGTGCAAATTTGTAATGCTCAAATAATCTGGGACAGGGAAGCAGCATCCTTGGAAGGTCATACTAAATGCACTATCCATAACTTCACAAACCTATCCACAAGCAGAAAGTTCCCATACTTGATATGAGTAATTAACACTTGTCACATACGAGACTTTTGGCCTTCTGTCTCATGACATGAGCAATTAGTTGTCACACTGACAATGCTTGTCGGATACAAAACTTTTGGCCTTCTGTCTCATAATGAAACATGGATGAGAATATT encodes:
- the LOC113782690 gene encoding shugoshin-1-like, coding for MKGDRMAKRSSFGSVVRRRLSDITNSAPQPRSPSNVEKPSLDPSSKEYIDHLAKENMALVKLIQDKNKAIELNGIELQKLRINLQKMQMQNWNLAQANSVMIAELNFGKEKMKTLQHEISCKEALLKSRSLEIKEREVIPAEETKLDNSKSRRPRFTRSRSVGHCTTVSHQVAAKEAAENKRLCLRRQSASSKMQQPENKENLFELEDVMLPTAGVPTDFGPASSPFTYKDCKDDKQHGAEHRSRRPERTSIGGRPLRKAAEKVQSYKEVPLNSKMRRAN